GGCGCCTGCCGAGGGGATCCACCCGGAAAAGGCTCCGAAACACGCCGGACACGACAAGCCAAAAACGGAAGCGACGCCGGACGCGAAGACCAAGAAGGCACAGGAAGGCCTGTGCGGACCCCTGGCGCGGAAACGGACGAACTGGACTCGCCGTGATGGCGTGCTGCGGCTTCGAGGCACGGTGGTGGTCGGCACTGGACAATCTCTGTCGATCGGACCCGGCGTGGAAGTCCGGGTCGCGTCCCGGGACGCCTGTCCGGATTCTTCCGCCAAGGACGGCACAAGCATCGTGGTATTGGCGGGAGGATCGTTGATGGTCTCGGGAAAACCCCAAGCCCCGGTCCGATTCACCCCCGACTCCGCCTCGCCAAAGGGCTTGTCGTGGGGAGGTCTGCGCCTGGAAAAAACCCGCCCAGAACAAATCAGTCTCATTTGGACAGAAATCAACAGCGCACGAACCGCCATCACGTTCCTGGGAGGCGAAGGCGAAATCGCCCACCTGGTCGTCTCCCGGTGCGGCGTCGGCGTCGCGATTCTTGGCGGCGGGGCTCCGAGCATCCGCCACAGCGTGTTCCACCACAACGTGCTCGCGGATGTGGTCTCCAAGAAATCCGCACCGCATCTGTGGGGCAATCTCTTCCACGAAAGCCAAACCGACGGGATCCGGTTCGACGGTGTGGGCCTGGCACGCTTGGAGGGGAACGTCTTCTATGGGCAACGCCAAAATGCCATCGTACGTGGACCAGCTGGAGCCGGTGGATGGACCTCCGATACCCTCCCCGACCGCTTCGGAAATTGGCACCGCGACCCGATCCTCCGATCCTCCGACTCCGCGCAACGCCTGATGAAAGCACGCCAGCGAGGGCTGGATTCGGCGGCCTGGTGGGTGCCTCGACGGCCTCTTCCGGAACCTCCCGGGAGCGGTCCGTGGGCGCTTTCTGCGCACAGTCCTCTGTTGGACAAGGGGCCTCGGCTTTGCAAGGACGTGGATGGGACCACGTGTGATATCGGGCTTTGGGGCGGGAAATAGAGTTTCGGCTACGCCGTGGCTTTTTACCGGGTGCGGACCCGGTGCCGTTTCACGGCTTCCGCCGTGGGACCAGGTGCGGGCCTGGAGCCTTTTCTGATCGGCTGCGCCGGGCTTTAACCGGGGCGGCCCGGTTGCCGATTCACGGGTCCGCCGGGACCCGTGTCCCCGGCCAAGGGGACGAACGCGCGTCCCCTTGGAACCCGCGCGCCGGGGGGCTCTAATTGGAACGGCCACGCCGGCTCGCCAGGGCTGTGGGCGGATGGATGTTGTGGCGTTGGGCAATGGCATCAGGGACGCGATCGATATTTTCATGACACTGGCCGTTCCAGTGTTCGAGCCCCCCGGTCCCCCACAATTTGGCTGGATTGCCAGTTCGGCAGCAAATCCGATTGCCATTTTTTGTCTAGATCGCGCACGTTGCATGGCGACGGAACGCCGCGCCTTGAACAGGGGATCTTCGGTTACTTAATGCTCACAGTCAAATCGGATATCTTGCATTTTTTACACCCCGTGAAGTGCAAAATGATATCCAATGAACTGTTCGGCGAAAACGTTACAGTCGGCTTCGAGAAAGTGCCATCATACTGAGGAGATGAACCAAAGCCAGCGCTTTTCCCTCCCTCTTTCCAACGAACAGAATATGCGAGAGGCGTAACGAAGACCACATCCGTATCACATTGATTATGCACCTTCACTACAAGGCAATTTTGGCTTTTCACCACAGCTCTTGAAACAGGGATAACTTCAAGACATTCCCCAAAAAACAGCGACAAAAGCAGGCTCAAAAACATTTTCCCGCCTCTGGAAATGAGCTAGGTGTTTTGAATGATTGGCGGAGGGTGGCGCGGCGCATGCTCCGAAGATAGCCTCGGCGCAGGATAGCGGGGGCCCGGATCCGGGCTGTTTCCGAA
This DNA window, taken from Fibrobacterota bacterium, encodes the following:
- a CDS encoding right-handed parallel beta-helix repeat-containing protein, translated to MHALLFICACLWTSEAPSAHPKPEHGATVEKVGSHQAESSEHDLHADKHEAKKAPPAKEPAEKQEKHPAPKKENHGAHEASHEGNADSSAPAEGIHPEKAPKHAGHDKPKTEATPDAKTKKAQEGLCGPLARKRTNWTRRDGVLRLRGTVVVGTGQSLSIGPGVEVRVASRDACPDSSAKDGTSIVVLAGGSLMVSGKPQAPVRFTPDSASPKGLSWGGLRLEKTRPEQISLIWTEINSARTAITFLGGEGEIAHLVVSRCGVGVAILGGGAPSIRHSVFHHNVLADVVSKKSAPHLWGNLFHESQTDGIRFDGVGLARLEGNVFYGQRQNAIVRGPAGAGGWTSDTLPDRFGNWHRDPILRSSDSAQRLMKARQRGLDSAAWWVPRRPLPEPPGSGPWALSAHSPLLDKGPRLCKDVDGTTCDIGLWGGK